One Drechmeria coniospora strain ARSEF 6962 chromosome 01, whole genome shotgun sequence genomic region harbors:
- a CDS encoding TRAM/LAG1/CLN8 domain-like protein: MSDSDMRREPSPAARAVVAAKAAARPQLNAGSGNPNMNGPLYMQTSNSNVVLVRRLRRKDDGTWKHLCRWFVENQIGNRAPSPAPTRLDGERALPRLSSNLLALLFLAHTFIPKARPHTYKFFHLAYRNDETGRYAIGFDDTYLVAFCIVLFTGLRAGTMEYVLAPFARLQGVTKRKTLTRFSEQAWLFVYYSVFWTLGMYIYATSRYFLNLRELWTAWPNREMDGLAKGYILAQWAFWLQQIIVINIEERRKDHWQMFSHHIITTALISSCYCYHLTPVGNLILVIMDVVDLFFPVAKCLKYTGHNKLCDVAFGVFMVSWFVARHVFYMMVCWSIYNDTEVVMPVGCFVGSTSSMVGPSSPPPGLWYLVEPFLSSTGRVCYNGVVKWSFLTPLLLLQLITIVWFTMIVRVAVKVIRGDGAEDTRSDDEAAEEEEDDDEFVYEEAQPLEEEVGVEALDLKSWERRSGVKRQGSSSGVSLPGHSDRKELLGRIGCEKQVD; this comes from the exons atgAGCGACTCGGACATGCGCCGCGagccctcgcccgccgcgagggccgtcgtcgccgccaaggcggccgcgAGACCCCAGCTCAACGCCGGCTCGGGCAATCCCAACATGAACGGCCCGCTGTACATGCAGACGTCCAACAGCAacgtcgtgctcgtccgGAGGCTGCGGcgcaaggacgacggcacctGGAAGCATCTCTGCCGCTGGTTTGTCGAGAACCAGATTGGTAACcgcgccccctcccccgccccgacccgtctcgacggcgagcgcgcCCTGCCcc GCCTCTCCTCCAACCTCCTGGCCctgctcttcctcgcccACACATTCATCCCCAAGGCGAGGCCGCATACCTACAAGTTCTTCCACCTCGCCTACCGCAACGACGAGACGGGACGGTACGccatcggcttcgacgacacgtacctcgtcgccttctGCATCGTCCTCTTCACCGGCCTGCGGGCCGGAACCATGGAATACGTCCTGGCGCCCTTTGCGAGGCTCCAGGGCGTCACGAAGCGCAAGACGCTCACGCGCTTCAGCGAGCAGGCCTGGCTCTTCGTCTACTACAGCGTCTTCTGGACCCTCGGCATG TACATCTACGCCACGTCGCGCTACTTTCTCAACCTGCGCGAGCTGTGGACCGCCTGGCCCAACCGGGAGATGGACGGCCTCGCCAAGGGCTACATTCTGGCCCAGTGGGCTTTTTGGCTGCAGCAGATCATCGTTATCAACATCGAGGAGCGGCGAAAGGACCACTGGCAAATGTTTAGCCATCACATCATCACCACGGCGCTCATCTCGTCGTGCTACTGCTACCACCTCACGCCCGTCGGCAACTTAATCCTCGTTATTATGGATGTGGTGGACCTGTTCTTCCCC GTGGCCAAGTGCCTCAAGTACACGGGGCACAACAAGCTGTGCGACGTCGCCTTTGGCGTCTTCATGGTCTCGTGGTTCGTCGCGCGCCACGTCTTCTACATGATGGTCTGCTGGTCCATCTACAACGACACCGAAGTCGTCATGCCCGTCGGTTGCTTCGTCGGGTCCACGTCGAGCATGGTCGGCCCGTCGTCCCCTCCGCCGGGGCTCTGGTACCTCGTCGAGCCGTTCCTGAGCTCGACGGGTCGCGTCTGCTacaacggcgtcgtcaagTGGTCGTTCCTGACGCCGCTCCTGCTGCTCCAGCTCATCACCATCGTCTGGTTCACCATGATCgtccgcgtcgccgtcaaggtcatacgcggcgacggcgccgaggacacgcggagcgacgacgaggcggccgaggaggaggaggacgacgacgagttcgtCTACGAGGAGGCGCAgccgctcgaggaggaggtcggcgtcgaggcgctgGACCTCAAGAGCTGGGAGCGGAGGTCCGGCGTCAAGCGCCAGGGCAGCAGCTCGGGCGTGAGCCTGCCGGGCCACAGCGATCGAAAGGAGCTGCTCGGCCGCATCGGGTGCGAGAAGCAGGTGGACTAG
- a CDS encoding initiation-specific alpha-1,6-mannosyltransferase produces MSAHQGIARAGYRYFGTERNSSSKVPAKSRRRARRSRPRLPSDPARPSDQPETSVQGRTVEMLNSRRAFVAAAFLLTLLFLLSRSHHPALRTKAPPPGPDADGRPADAAPADGHAATAESKPAPQKPLVDMSRLSTYDKLLYAYPYDVETKFPAYIWQTWKTTPSDTDFSFREQEASWTEQHPGFVHEVITDDVAVSLLRLFYASVPEVLEAYSALPLPVLKADFFRYLILYARGGIYSDIDTYAIQSALEWIPERIPRESIGLVIGIEADPDRVDWADWYSRRIQFCQWTIQSKPGHPVLRDIIARITNSTLALKRSGKLASFQGKDVVDFTGPAVWTDTIMSYFNDERFFDMKNSKGKIDWRNFTGMETSKRVGDVVVLPITSFSPGVEQMGAKDYDDPMAFVKHDFEGTWKPESERHIGEQQEGEEAPKQ; encoded by the exons ATGTCTGCTCACCAGGGAATTGCCAGAGCCGGGTACCGGTACTTTGGGACAG AGCGCAACTCGTCGTCCAAAGTGCCGGCCAAATCCCGTCGACGCGCCCGCCGCTCCCGTCCGCGCCTCCCATCCGATCCCGCTCGCCCTTCTGACCAGCCGGAGACGAGCGTGCAGGGCCGCACCGTCGAGATGCTCAACTCACGCCgcgccttcgtcgccgccgccttcctcctcaccctcctcttcctcctctcccgATCCCATCATCCGGCCCTCCGGACAAAGGCACCGCCCCCGggccccgacgccgacggtcgtcctgccgatgccgcccccgccgacggccacgcggccacggccgagagcAAACCGGCGCCCCAGAAGCCCCTGGTCGACATGTCGCGCCTGTCGACGTACGACAAGCTCCTGTACGCGTACCCCTACGACGTCGAGACCAAGTTCCCCGCCTACATCTGGCAGACGTggaagacgacgccgtccgaCACCGACTTTTCCTTCCGCGAGCAGGAGGCGTCCTGGACCGAGCAGCACCCGGGCTTCGTGCACGAGGTCAtcaccgacgacgtcgccgtcagcCTCCTCCGCCTGTTCTACGCCTCGGTGcccgaggtgctcgaggccTACAGCGCCCTGCCACTGCCGGTCCTGAAGGCCGACTTCTTCCGCTACCTCATCCTCTACGCCCGCGGCGGCATCTACTCCGACATCGACACCTACGCCATCCAGAGCGCCCTCGAGTGGATCCCCGAGCGGATCCCGCGCGAGtccatcggcctcgtcatcggcatcgaggccgaccCCGACCGCGTCGACTGGGCCGACTGGTACAGCCGCCGCATCCAGTTCTGCCAGTGGACCATCCAGAGCAAGCCCGGCCACCCGGTGCTGCGCGACATCATCGCCCGCATCACCAACTCGACGCTCGCGCTCAAGCGCTCGGGCAAGCTGGCCAGCTTCCAGGGcaaggacgtcgtcgacttcACCGGCCCCGCCGTCTGGACCGACACCATCATGAGCTACTTCAACGACGAGCGCTTCTTCGACATGAAGAACAGCAAGGGCAAGATTGACTGGCGCAACTTTACCGGCATGGAGACGAGCAAGcgtgtcggcgacgtcgtcgtcctccccATCACGAGCTTCTCCCCGGGCGTCGAGCAGATGGGCGCCAAGGACTACGACGACCCCATGGCCTTTGTCAAGCACGACTTTGAAG GCACGTGGAAGCCCGAGAGCGAGAGGCACATTGGCGAGCAgcaagagggcgaggaagccCCGAAGCAATGA